A window of Vulpes lagopus strain Blue_001 chromosome 21, ASM1834538v1, whole genome shotgun sequence contains these coding sequences:
- the LOC121480286 gene encoding olfactory receptor 6C74: MRNHTTVTTFILLGLTDNPQLQVVIFLLLFFTYMLSVTMNLTIIILTLLDSHLKTPMYFFLRSFSFLEISFTTVCIPKFLVSMATGDRTISYNSCATQLFFTIVLGAIEFFLLAAMSYDRYVAICKPLHYTTIMNDRVCNLLVFASWLAGFIVVVPPLLVGLQLDFCAANTIDHFFCDFSPILQLSCTDTDVIELMALLSAILTLLVTLVFVILSYANIIRTILKIPSSQQRKKAFSTCSSHMVVVSISYGSCIFMYVKPSAKDRVSLNKGIALLSTSVAPMLNPFIYTLRNKQVKDAFMHMTKKMEIFSVK, from the coding sequence ATGAGAAACCACACCACAGTAACAACATTTATTCTTCTTGGACTGACTGATAATCCACAATTGCAAGTGGTCATTTTCCTTCTCCTGTTTTTCACATACATGTTGAGTGTCACTATGAATCTAACCATAATCATCCTCACCCTACTGGATTCTCATCTAAAAACACCCATGTATTTCTTCCTCCGAAGTTTCTCATTTTTAGAGATCTCATTCACAACTGTCTGCATCCCCAAATTTCTTGTCAGCATGGCAACGGGTGATAGGACCATTTCTTACAACAGTTGTGCGACACAGCTGTTTTTTACTATTGTCTTGGGTGCAATTGAATTTTTTCTTCTGGCTGCCATGTCTTATGACCGCTATGTTGCCATTTGCAAACCCCTGCATTACACCACCATCATGAATGACAGAGTCTGCAACTTGTTGGTCTTTGCTTCATGGTTAGCTGGTTTTATAGTAGTCGTTCCACCGCTCCTTGTGGGTCTCCAGCTAGATTTCTGTGCCGCCAACACTATAGATCatttcttctgtgatttttctcctaTATTACAGCTCTCTTGCACAGATACAGATGTAATAGAATTAATGGCGCTTCTCTCAGCCATTTTGACCCTCCTGGTTACACTGGTATTCGTGATCCTCTCCTATGCAAACATCATCAGGACTATTCTGAAGATACCTTCTTCTCAACAAAGGAAGAAAGCCTTTTCTACATGTTCTTCTCACATGGTGGTTGTATCCATTTCATATGGCAGCTGCATCTTCATGTATGTGAAACCCTCTGCAAAGGATAGAGTATCTTTAAATAAAGGGATAGCCCTGCTCAGTACCTCTGTTGCCCCCATGTTGAATCCCTTCATTTATACACTGAGAAACAAACAAGTGAAAGACGCTTTTATGCACATGACCAAAAAGATGGAGATTTTCTCAGTGAAGTGA